A genomic stretch from Gammaproteobacteria bacterium includes:
- a CDS encoding DUF2239 family protein has protein sequence MYFVVLIEAPVAWAFTSADGYTIARRARKKSRRARSDAAGRTAAQNPARALFLCPDEIDCCILPGYKQEVGSWNRVDAVHAALDTECVAFLGERRIADGPLREVVAYIKERLSPQEVANLLVFDLTDSRVIDLDLRGTAEEALQRLAPAKREEAEAQPPAKKRGRPRLGVVAREVTLLPRHWEWLASQPGGASVALRKLVEAARRGNDHSNQVRAARESAYRFMSAMAGDLPGFEEATRALFAGDAQLFVKQIARWPKDIRAHARELARPAFNNPRSARSREASSCNLR, from the coding sequence GTGTACTTCGTCGTGCTCATTGAGGCTCCTGTCGCGTGGGCGTTTACATCGGCGGACGGCTACACGATAGCGCGCCGCGCACGGAAGAAAAGCCGGCGGGCGCGCTCGGATGCGGCAGGCCGCACTGCGGCGCAAAACCCCGCCCGCGCTCTTTTTTTATGCCCGGATGAAATTGACTGCTGTATTTTACCCGGGTATAAACAGGAAGTCGGCAGTTGGAACAGAGTTGATGCCGTGCATGCAGCCTTGGATACCGAGTGTGTTGCCTTTCTCGGGGAGCGCCGCATCGCCGACGGCCCTTTGCGAGAAGTGGTCGCATATATAAAGGAACGGCTCTCCCCGCAGGAGGTAGCCAATCTTCTCGTATTCGACCTTACGGACAGCCGAGTAATCGACCTCGATCTGCGCGGCACTGCAGAAGAGGCGCTCCAGAGACTGGCACCCGCCAAGCGAGAAGAAGCCGAAGCCCAACCCCCAGCGAAAAAACGTGGCCGGCCCAGGCTGGGTGTCGTGGCGCGGGAGGTAACCCTGTTGCCGCGCCACTGGGAATGGCTCGCGAGCCAGCCCGGCGGTGCCTCCGTGGCCCTCCGCAAGCTGGTAGAAGCAGCGCGGCGCGGCAATGATCACAGTAATCAGGTGCGTGCGGCGCGCGAATCCGCTTACCGGTTCATGTCCGCCATGGCGGGCGATCTTCCCGGCTTTGAAGAGGCCACGCGCGCGTTGTTTGCCGGGGACGCGCAACTATTTGTCAAACAAATCGCACGCTGGCCGAAAGATATCCGTGCTCACGCGCGAGAGCTCGCACGACCGGCCTTCAACAATCCGCGCTCTGCGCGATCAAGAGAAGCTTCGAGTTGTAACTTGCGATGA